The following proteins are encoded in a genomic region of Arcobacter cloacae:
- a CDS encoding ABC-F family ATP-binding cassette domain-containing protein, with the protein MVQTVNLKKAFGPRVLFQDINLKLDAGKRYGLIGANGAGKTTFLKILSGQEDATEGEVQVQSGKKVGVLSQNQFAYENNTIFDAVLLGNKRLHDAVKEKEELYMSPEFTDEVNNRLAELEIICCEEDPTYEYDVKITRILEDLGFPASQHQDLMSTLTGGDKFKVLLAQVLYPKPDILFLDEPTNNLDIETIGWLENQLQHHDGTMVVISHDRHFLNAVCTHILDVDFKQIREFTGTYDDWYIASTLIAKQNEKDVNKKLKEKEELEKFIARFSANASKAKQATSRQKQLEKLDIGAIQISSRRDPSIIFKQKREVGKELLTVKNICKSYDGRVVLDNINFTVEKGDKIALIGTNGIGKTTLCEILEGNIKPDSGEVLWGATIQNSYFPQNATDIIKGDMTLYDWLRNCDRDADISEIRNCLGRMLFNGQEQEKKVDSCSGGEKHRMMLSKIMLEQGNFLVLDEPTNHLDLEAIIALGEGLHDYAGSVICVSHDRELLDAYANRIIEIQPGGTIVDFKGTYEEYIESKEQA; encoded by the coding sequence ATGGTTCAAACTGTAAATCTTAAAAAAGCTTTTGGTCCAAGAGTTTTATTTCAAGATATAAATTTAAAATTAGATGCTGGAAAAAGATACGGTCTAATTGGTGCAAATGGTGCTGGAAAAACTACATTTTTAAAAATATTATCAGGTCAAGAAGATGCAACTGAGGGTGAAGTACAAGTTCAAAGTGGAAAAAAAGTAGGTGTTTTATCGCAAAATCAATTTGCTTATGAAAATAATACTATTTTTGATGCTGTTCTTTTAGGAAATAAAAGATTACATGATGCTGTAAAAGAAAAAGAAGAACTTTATATGAGTCCTGAATTTACTGATGAAGTAAATAATAGACTTGCAGAACTTGAAATTATTTGTTGTGAAGAAGATCCAACTTATGAGTATGATGTAAAAATTACTAGAATTTTAGAAGATTTAGGGTTTCCTGCAAGTCAACACCAAGATTTAATGAGTACTTTAACAGGTGGAGATAAATTTAAAGTTTTATTAGCACAAGTTTTATATCCAAAACCAGATATTCTATTTTTAGATGAGCCAACAAATAACCTTGATATTGAAACAATTGGATGGTTAGAGAATCAATTACAACACCATGATGGAACAATGGTTGTAATTTCTCATGATAGACACTTTTTAAATGCTGTTTGTACGCATATTTTAGATGTTGACTTTAAACAAATTAGAGAGTTTACTGGAACTTATGATGATTGGTATATTGCTTCAACTTTAATTGCAAAACAAAATGAAAAAGATGTAAATAAGAAATTAAAAGAGAAGGAAGAGTTAGAAAAGTTTATTGCTAGATTTAGTGCAAATGCTTCTAAAGCAAAACAAGCAACTTCAAGACAAAAACAACTTGAAAAATTAGATATAGGTGCAATTCAAATTTCAAGTAGAAGAGATCCATCAATTATCTTTAAACAAAAAAGAGAAGTTGGTAAAGAGTTATTAACAGTTAAAAATATTTGTAAATCTTATGATGGAAGAGTTGTTTTAGATAATATTAATTTTACAGTAGAAAAAGGTGATAAAATTGCACTTATTGGAACAAATGGTATTGGTAAAACTACGCTTTGTGAAATTTTAGAAGGAAACATAAAACCAGATTCTGGAGAAGTTTTATGGGGTGCAACTATTCAAAATTCATATTTCCCACAAAATGCAACTGATATTATAAAAGGTGATATGACACTTTATGACTGGTTAAGAAATTGCGATAGAGATGCTGATATTTCTGAAATTAGAAATTGCCTTGGAAGAATGTTATTTAACGGTCAAGAACAAGAGAAAAAAGTTGATTCTTGTTCAGGGGGAGAAAAACATAGAATGATGCTTTCTAAAATTATGTTAGAGCAAGGGAATTTCTTAGTTTTAGATGAACCAACAAACCACCTAGACTTAGAGGCTATTATTGCTTTAGGTGAAGGTTTACATGATTATGCAGGTTCTGTAATTTGTGTATCTCATGATAGGGAATTATTAGATGCTTATGCAAATAGAATCATTGAAATTCAACCAGGTGGAACAATAGTTGATTTTAAAGGTACTTATGAAGAGTATATTGAGTCTAAAGAGCAAGCGTAA
- a CDS encoding acyl-CoA thioesterase, whose translation MSEEVKREKSLTMTMLMTPDKANFSGKNVHGGEILKMLDHVAYACAARYTGMYAVTLSVDMVLFKDPIKIGSLVTFHASVNYTGRTSMEIGIKVISEDIKDHTIKNTNVCYFTMIAVDENGKPAPVPKLELVTEDDKRRYNDAIARREMRMASRHSK comes from the coding sequence ATGAGTGAAGAAGTAAAAAGAGAAAAATCTCTTACAATGACTATGTTAATGACTCCAGATAAAGCAAACTTTTCTGGTAAAAATGTTCACGGTGGTGAAATTTTAAAAATGTTAGACCATGTTGCTTATGCATGTGCAGCAAGATATACAGGAATGTATGCAGTAACATTATCAGTTGACATGGTTTTATTTAAAGATCCAATTAAAATAGGTTCTCTTGTTACTTTCCATGCTTCTGTTAATTATACAGGTAGAACTTCTATGGAAATTGGTATCAAAGTTATTTCAGAAGATATAAAAGACCATACTATTAAAAATACAAATGTATGTTACTTTACAATGATTGCTGTTGATGAAAATGGTAAACCAGCTCCAGTTCCTAAACTAGAATTAGTAACTGAAGATGATAAAAGAAGATATAACGATGCAATTGCTAGAAGAGAGATGAGAATGGCATCAAGACATTCAAAATAG
- a CDS encoding response regulator produces the protein MNSKKNSFVFDESKCKILIVDDSKTINNLLTKEFNNSNYKTYNAYNLKEARKIIKTNSIDYLILDINLPDGKGYDLFEDLENTSIKTFILTSQKDEEKREFSFKKGIIDFIIKDNFLFQKIEQIIEMINKIEHNKNETILVIDDSFVIQQQLKDLLENRNYNVILASNEKDALKIIQEEQPDLMILDVELKKANGIDFLQKNNELIISELKIPVIIISGTINITITRDSYKAGAVDVIKKPFVIEEMNLKIDLWIDYRRKQKELNRSSQLLKQYKNAVDERSIVSKTDEKGIITYVNEQFCLLSGYSKKELIGKNHNIVGHPDNKKELYQEIWNTIKNEKKSWTGKIKNKKKDGSYYWIDALIKPILDKNGDIEEFIALKNDITEQEDVKEYFQLKLEGSQKDLNHSIKLAREYEKAIDISSILLRTDSDGKINYVNNKFVELTEFTKKELIGSDYRIFKNIETENEIFKNLESLLEDKIIFNGILKNKSKSGKTYWINITIVPIKDDNHKTIEYMWIINDLTELFNLNEEIQSTQKEIIYKMGEIGETRSKETGNHVKRVAEYSKLLAILYGLDEQQANILLVASPMHDIGKVGIPDSILKKPGKLTTEEFEIMKEHSMIGYNILKDSNREILKAAAIVAKEHHEKWNGSGYPHRLKGEEIHIYGRITAIADVFDALGSDRCYKKAWEDEKIFELFKNERAKHFDPKLVDLFFDNIQQFKDIRDKYKN, from the coding sequence TTGAATAGTAAAAAAAATAGTTTTGTTTTTGATGAAAGCAAGTGTAAAATTTTAATTGTAGATGATTCAAAAACAATAAATAATCTTTTAACTAAAGAATTCAATAATTCCAACTACAAAACATATAATGCTTATAATTTAAAAGAAGCAAGAAAAATAATAAAAACAAACTCTATTGATTATCTTATATTAGACATAAATTTACCTGATGGAAAAGGTTATGATTTATTTGAAGATTTAGAAAATACCTCTATTAAAACTTTTATTTTAACTAGTCAAAAAGATGAAGAAAAAAGGGAGTTTTCTTTTAAAAAAGGGATTATAGATTTTATTATAAAAGATAATTTTTTATTCCAAAAAATTGAACAAATTATAGAAATGATTAACAAAATAGAACATAATAAAAATGAGACTATTTTAGTAATTGATGATTCTTTTGTAATTCAACAGCAGCTAAAAGATTTATTAGAAAATAGAAATTACAATGTTATTTTAGCATCAAATGAAAAAGATGCATTAAAAATAATTCAAGAAGAACAACCTGATTTAATGATTTTAGATGTGGAATTAAAAAAAGCTAATGGAATAGATTTCTTACAAAAGAATAATGAATTAATAATTTCTGAATTAAAGATTCCTGTAATTATTATTAGTGGAACTATAAATATTACAATAACAAGAGATTCATATAAAGCTGGTGCTGTTGATGTAATTAAAAAACCATTTGTTATAGAAGAAATGAATTTAAAAATTGATTTATGGATTGATTATAGAAGAAAACAAAAAGAATTAAATCGTTCTTCTCAACTTTTAAAACAGTATAAAAATGCTGTTGATGAAAGGTCAATTGTTTCAAAAACAGATGAAAAAGGAATCATTACTTATGTAAATGAACAATTTTGTTTATTGTCTGGTTATTCTAAAAAAGAATTAATCGGTAAAAATCACAATATAGTAGGTCATCCTGATAATAAAAAAGAGTTATATCAAGAAATTTGGAATACCATAAAAAATGAAAAAAAGAGTTGGACAGGAAAAATAAAAAACAAAAAGAAAGATGGAAGCTACTATTGGATTGATGCTTTAATAAAACCTATTTTAGATAAAAATGGAGATATTGAAGAGTTTATAGCACTAAAAAATGACATCACTGAACAAGAAGATGTAAAAGAGTATTTTCAACTTAAATTAGAAGGTTCTCAAAAAGATTTAAATCACTCAATTAAACTAGCAAGAGAGTATGAAAAAGCTATAGATATTAGTTCAATATTACTAAGAACAGATTCAGATGGAAAAATAAATTATGTAAATAATAAATTTGTTGAATTAACTGAATTTACTAAAAAAGAGTTAATAGGGTCTGATTATAGAATATTTAAAAATATAGAGACAGAAAATGAGATTTTTAAGAATTTAGAGTCTTTATTAGAAGATAAAATCATATTCAATGGTATTTTAAAAAACAAGTCAAAATCTGGAAAAACATACTGGATAAATATAACTATTGTTCCAATAAAAGATGATAATCATAAAACAATAGAGTATATGTGGATAATAAATGATTTAACAGAACTTTTTAATCTTAATGAAGAGATACAATCAACTCAAAAAGAGATTATATATAAAATGGGAGAAATTGGAGAAACAAGAAGTAAAGAGACAGGAAACCATGTAAAAAGAGTTGCTGAATACTCAAAATTATTAGCAATCCTTTATGGTTTAGACGAACAACAAGCAAATATCTTACTTGTAGCTTCTCCTATGCATGATATAGGCAAAGTTGGTATTCCTGATTCGATTTTGAAAAAACCAGGAAAATTAACTACTGAAGAGTTTGAAATTATGAAAGAACACTCAATGATAGGTTATAACATTTTAAAAGATTCAAATAGAGAAATTTTAAAAGCAGCAGCAATAGTAGCAAAAGAACACCATGAGAAATGGAATGGTAGTGGATATCCTCATAGATTAAAAGGGGAAGAGATTCATATTTATGGAAGAATAACTGCAATTGCAGATGTATTTGATGCTCTTGGAAGTGATAGATGTTATAAAAAAGCATGGGAAGATGAGAAAATATTTGAATTATTTAAGAATGAAAGGGCTAAGCATTTTGACCCAAAACTTGTAGATTTATTTTTTGATAATATTCAACAATTTAAGGATATTAGAGATAAATATAAAAATTAG